Proteins co-encoded in one Pyramidobacter piscolens W5455 genomic window:
- the secA gene encoding preprotein translocase subunit SecA has product MFESLKRAMGLDPNENALKRYRRKVEEINALEPKIQAMSDEQILARALEIKSDIRGGAELDGHLAEVFAMAREEAKRKLGLRPFDVQLIGAMALNDANIAEMKTGEGKTLVAPIAVILNAYKGEGVHVVTVNDYLARRDANWMAPLYAAMGLSVAVIYAFMDPEERKKAYRADITYGTNSEFGFDYLRDNMVLQADEMVQRGHSYCIVDEVDSILIDEARTPLIISGPSEDDTGAYMKADQIATQLKGVFKDPNEIEVHSFLLDDKDRPEPDGDFVVDEKEKTVVLTSKGIAKCEQLLKTPGLFSDMAHADMAHKINQALKAHYLFKKDVHYVIKDGEIVIVDEFRGRLMFGRRFSDGLHQAIEAKEHVKVGKESQTLATITIQNYFRMYKKLAGMTGTAATEAEEFKDIYHLGVVVIPTNKPVIRRDWPDQVYRTMDEKFTAVVEEIEKIHAAGRPVLVGTVSVAVSEHVSKLLRARRIPHQVLNARYHEKESAIVAQAGRFNAVTVATNMAGRGTDILLGGNPDFLAREEYRAKNLDPAKDAEKCALILEQMKALCAAEKEKVLELGGLCILGTERHESRRIDNQLRGRAGRQGDPGSSRFYLSLEDDLLRLFGSDRIGGMLDKLGMEKGESIEHPLLTRAIENAQKKVEMMHYDVRRQLLLYDNVMNQQREAVYAERSTILGDPEILEHAREIAVSNVDDIIDAAFPEDKEANPVYAANKLRGIYWPGIEKALAGADDRRNVMPAVEKMKEEISARFDERVDRLEPAVAEGLFRFIALHVLDGAWKEHLLGMDVLRQGIGLRAVGQKDPLMEYQFESFNLFQETMAHVREQITQLFFRVAIVSDEDRLRRAAPAAMREHRGSAPAPSKAAAEELDFNPQNSRGNYFANYGAGGERPQPVRVKKVGRNDPCPCGSGKKYKNCCGRNL; this is encoded by the coding sequence ATGTTCGAATCACTGAAACGCGCCATGGGGCTCGATCCCAACGAAAACGCCCTGAAGCGCTACCGCAGGAAAGTCGAAGAGATCAACGCTCTGGAGCCGAAGATCCAGGCCATGAGCGACGAACAAATCCTGGCCCGCGCTTTGGAGATCAAGTCCGACATTCGCGGCGGCGCCGAACTTGACGGGCATTTGGCGGAAGTTTTCGCGATGGCCCGCGAGGAAGCGAAACGCAAATTGGGGCTGCGCCCCTTCGACGTGCAGCTGATCGGCGCCATGGCCCTGAACGACGCCAACATCGCCGAGATGAAGACCGGCGAAGGCAAGACGCTGGTCGCGCCGATCGCCGTGATCCTCAACGCCTACAAGGGCGAGGGCGTGCACGTGGTCACCGTCAACGACTATCTGGCCCGCCGCGACGCCAACTGGATGGCGCCGCTGTACGCCGCCATGGGGCTGAGCGTGGCCGTGATCTACGCTTTCATGGATCCCGAAGAGCGCAAGAAAGCCTACCGCGCCGACATCACCTACGGCACGAACAGCGAGTTCGGCTTCGACTACCTGCGCGACAACATGGTGCTTCAGGCCGACGAGATGGTGCAGCGCGGCCATTCCTACTGCATCGTCGACGAAGTGGACTCCATCCTCATCGACGAGGCCCGCACGCCGCTGATCATCTCCGGGCCGTCAGAGGACGACACCGGCGCCTACATGAAGGCCGACCAGATCGCCACGCAGCTCAAGGGCGTATTCAAGGACCCCAACGAAATCGAAGTGCACAGCTTTCTTCTCGACGACAAAGACCGTCCCGAGCCGGACGGAGATTTCGTCGTCGACGAAAAGGAAAAGACCGTCGTGCTCACCTCGAAGGGCATCGCCAAGTGCGAGCAGCTTCTCAAGACGCCCGGGCTGTTCTCCGACATGGCCCATGCCGACATGGCCCACAAGATCAATCAGGCGCTCAAGGCCCATTATCTGTTCAAGAAAGACGTGCATTACGTCATCAAGGACGGCGAGATCGTCATCGTCGACGAGTTCCGCGGCCGACTGATGTTCGGCCGGCGCTTCTCGGACGGGCTGCACCAGGCCATCGAGGCCAAGGAACACGTCAAAGTCGGCAAGGAAAGTCAGACCCTCGCCACCATCACGATCCAGAATTACTTCAGGATGTACAAGAAGCTGGCCGGCATGACCGGGACCGCCGCTACCGAGGCCGAAGAGTTCAAGGACATTTACCATCTCGGCGTCGTCGTCATTCCCACCAACAAGCCGGTGATCCGCAGGGACTGGCCGGATCAAGTCTACCGCACCATGGACGAAAAGTTTACGGCCGTGGTCGAGGAGATCGAAAAGATCCACGCCGCCGGTCGCCCCGTGCTGGTCGGCACCGTCTCCGTGGCGGTCTCCGAGCACGTCAGCAAGCTGCTGCGCGCCCGCCGCATTCCCCATCAGGTGCTGAACGCCCGCTACCACGAGAAGGAATCGGCCATCGTCGCTCAGGCCGGACGCTTCAACGCCGTCACCGTCGCCACCAACATGGCCGGCCGCGGCACCGACATCCTGTTGGGCGGCAATCCCGACTTCCTCGCCCGCGAGGAGTACCGCGCCAAGAATCTCGACCCCGCGAAAGACGCGGAAAAGTGCGCGCTCATCCTCGAGCAGATGAAGGCCCTCTGCGCCGCCGAAAAGGAAAAAGTGCTCGAACTGGGCGGACTCTGCATCCTCGGCACCGAGCGCCACGAGTCGCGCCGCATCGACAATCAGCTGCGCGGCCGCGCCGGCCGTCAGGGCGACCCCGGCAGCTCGCGCTTTTATCTGTCCCTCGAGGACGACCTGCTGCGGCTGTTCGGTTCGGACCGCATCGGCGGCATGCTCGACAAGCTCGGCATGGAAAAAGGCGAGTCCATCGAGCACCCGCTCCTGACCCGCGCCATCGAAAACGCCCAGAAGAAAGTGGAAATGATGCACTACGACGTGCGCCGCCAGCTGCTGCTCTACGACAACGTCATGAACCAGCAGCGCGAGGCCGTCTACGCCGAACGGTCGACGATCCTCGGCGATCCGGAGATCCTCGAGCACGCCCGGGAGATCGCCGTCAGCAACGTGGACGACATCATCGACGCGGCCTTCCCCGAGGACAAGGAAGCCAACCCCGTCTACGCCGCCAACAAGCTGCGCGGCATTTACTGGCCGGGCATCGAAAAGGCGCTGGCCGGCGCCGACGACCGCCGCAACGTCATGCCCGCCGTCGAGAAGATGAAGGAAGAGATCTCCGCCCGCTTCGACGAACGGGTCGACAGGCTCGAACCGGCCGTGGCCGAGGGGCTGTTCCGTTTCATCGCCCTGCACGTGCTCGACGGCGCCTGGAAAGAGCACCTGCTCGGCATGGACGTGCTGCGCCAGGGCATCGGCCTGCGCGCCGTCGGGCAGAAGGACCCGCTCATGGAGTACCAGTTCGAGTCCTTCAATCTCTTTCAGGAGACCATGGCCCACGTGCGCGAACAGATCACGCAGCTGTTTTTCCGCGTCGCCATCGTCTCCGACGAAGACCGCCTGCGCCGCGCCGCTCCCGCCGCGATGAGGGAGCACCGCGGTTCCGCTCCCGCTCCGTCGAAGGCGGCGGCCGAGGAACTGGATTTCAATCCGCAGAACTCGCGCGGCAACTACTTCGCGAACTACGGCGCAGGCGGCGAACGTCCCCAGCCGGTGCGCGTCAAGAAGGTCGGACGCAACGATCCCTGCCCCTGCGGCAGCGGCAAAAAGTACAAAAACTGCTGCGGCAGAAACCTCTAG
- the argS gene encoding arginine--tRNA ligase produces MSDNTSALKALVWGALEAIAREKGKDPASLGELHFERPKQENHGDWATNAAMQNCRPLGCKPRDLAEDIARRIGSDRRIRRVEVAGPGFINFYLSNLWMGDIVRDVLAAGSDYGRVDLGKGRKAQVEFVSANPTGPLHVGHGRGAAVGDVTGNILSFAGWNVEKEYYVNDAGLQMNILGRSTQSRYFELLGRPEKFPFPEESYKGRYIYDIAQEVVDARGEEFLERPLEESLPFFRTYAAGRILEQIKNELGEFGVTFDNFFSEKSLYDRDLVAAAVQTLKERGHLYEQDEALWFRSTEYGDDKDRVLMRSNGVPTYFTSDIAYHKEKFDRGFERVIDVWGADHHGYVPRMKAAIEALGYDPKKFTILLIQFVNLLRDGEQVKMSTRSGQFVELQEVVREVGVDAARYYFLMRRSDSHLDFDLELAKSQSADNPVYYVQYAHARLCSILQKAAEKGIAVPGVSAFDPDVIATPEEKRLFTKLAQFPEEVGRAAADLEPHRIVSYVYELAGDFHSYYNNGGRILEESGALRDSHLLMVAAIRTVIANALRLLGISAPEKM; encoded by the coding sequence ATGTCAGACAACACGAGTGCGCTGAAGGCTCTTGTTTGGGGAGCGCTTGAAGCGATCGCAAGGGAAAAGGGCAAGGATCCCGCTTCGCTGGGCGAGCTCCATTTCGAGCGCCCCAAACAGGAGAACCACGGCGACTGGGCGACGAACGCCGCCATGCAGAATTGCAGACCGCTGGGCTGCAAACCGCGCGACCTGGCCGAGGACATCGCGCGCCGCATCGGTTCGGACAGGCGTATCCGCCGCGTTGAAGTGGCCGGTCCCGGTTTCATCAATTTCTACCTGTCGAATCTGTGGATGGGCGATATCGTCAGAGACGTGCTGGCGGCCGGCAGCGATTACGGGCGCGTCGATCTCGGCAAGGGACGCAAAGCTCAGGTCGAGTTCGTCAGCGCCAATCCCACCGGACCGCTCCACGTCGGTCATGGCCGCGGCGCGGCGGTCGGCGACGTGACGGGCAACATCCTTTCGTTCGCCGGCTGGAACGTGGAGAAAGAATACTACGTCAACGACGCCGGCCTGCAGATGAACATTCTCGGCCGCTCCACGCAGTCGCGATATTTCGAGCTGCTCGGGCGTCCCGAGAAGTTCCCTTTTCCCGAGGAGTCCTACAAGGGGCGCTACATCTACGATATCGCTCAGGAAGTGGTCGACGCCCGCGGCGAGGAGTTTCTCGAACGTCCGCTGGAAGAGTCGTTGCCGTTTTTCAGGACTTACGCGGCCGGGCGCATCCTCGAGCAGATCAAGAACGAGCTGGGCGAATTCGGCGTCACGTTCGACAATTTTTTTTCCGAGAAGTCGCTGTACGATCGCGATCTCGTGGCCGCCGCCGTGCAGACGCTGAAAGAGCGCGGACATCTCTACGAGCAGGACGAGGCGCTTTGGTTCCGCAGCACCGAGTACGGCGACGACAAGGACCGCGTGCTGATGCGCTCCAACGGCGTGCCCACGTACTTCACGTCGGACATCGCCTATCACAAGGAAAAGTTCGACCGCGGCTTCGAGCGCGTCATCGACGTGTGGGGCGCCGACCATCACGGTTACGTGCCGCGCATGAAGGCGGCCATCGAGGCGCTGGGCTACGATCCCAAAAAGTTCACGATCCTGCTGATTCAGTTCGTCAACCTGCTGCGCGACGGCGAGCAGGTGAAGATGTCCACGCGCAGCGGACAGTTCGTGGAGCTGCAGGAAGTGGTCAGGGAAGTGGGCGTCGACGCCGCGCGCTATTATTTCCTGATGCGCCGCAGCGACAGCCATCTCGATTTCGATCTCGAGCTGGCCAAGAGCCAGTCGGCGGACAATCCCGTCTATTACGTGCAGTACGCTCATGCCCGCCTGTGCAGCATCCTGCAGAAGGCGGCCGAGAAGGGAATCGCCGTGCCCGGCGTTTCGGCGTTCGATCCCGACGTCATCGCCACGCCCGAGGAAAAACGCCTGTTCACCAAGCTGGCCCAGTTCCCCGAGGAAGTGGGGCGCGCCGCGGCCGACCTCGAACCCCATCGCATCGTCAGCTACGTTTACGAACTGGCGGGCGATTTTCATTCGTATTACAACAACGGCGGCCGCATCCTCGAGGAGTCCGGCGCGCTTCGGGACAGCCATCTGCTGATGGTCGCCGCCATCCGCACGGTGATCGCCAACGCCCTGCGCCTGCTTGGCATCAGCGCGCCCGAGAAAATGTAG
- a CDS encoding amidohydrolase, which yields MTKQELKDLACGIIDGNRDRITALSDSVFAEPETGWKEFKTAEKIKKVFESLGYPTADKQCITGVIAQVRGKEKKLKISVMGELDALGVPDSPFADPKTGAAHMCGHHCMIAALSGVAYALHDRRVMDELSGDVALMAVPAEEFIEMGYRGRLRREGKIKMFGGKQEFIYRGLMDDVDMMVMQHTTPTEGEQETPIKANVGGTSNGFVSKEVFYAGKAAHAGGSPHNGVNALNAAKIGLVAIDAQRETFRDEDHIRVHPIVTKGGDTVNVVPADVRIETYVRGASVEAILDASRKVNRALKAGGYAVGAETVIDEVPGYLPMKPCGALQDLMYANLVQLLGENAVGHSAPHSGGSTDAADVAALMPVVHAYIGGAAGVAHSKDYHIVDKELAYIVAAKALTMTVIDLLADGAEIGLKIRADFKPQMTKQEYIDTWVNMK from the coding sequence ATGACGAAACAGGAACTGAAAGACTTGGCGTGCGGGATCATCGATGGGAATCGCGACCGGATCACGGCGCTGAGCGACAGCGTTTTCGCCGAGCCCGAGACGGGCTGGAAGGAGTTCAAGACGGCGGAGAAGATCAAAAAAGTTTTCGAATCCCTGGGGTACCCGACGGCCGACAAACAGTGCATCACGGGCGTGATCGCGCAGGTCCGCGGCAAGGAAAAGAAGCTGAAGATCTCGGTGATGGGCGAGCTGGACGCACTCGGCGTGCCCGACAGCCCCTTCGCCGATCCCAAGACGGGCGCCGCGCACATGTGCGGGCATCACTGCATGATCGCCGCGCTGTCCGGCGTGGCCTACGCGCTGCACGACCGCCGCGTCATGGACGAACTGAGCGGCGACGTGGCGCTGATGGCCGTGCCCGCCGAGGAGTTCATCGAGATGGGCTACCGCGGCCGGCTGCGCCGCGAGGGGAAGATCAAAATGTTCGGCGGCAAACAGGAGTTCATTTACCGCGGCCTGATGGACGACGTCGACATGATGGTCATGCAGCACACCACGCCGACCGAAGGCGAGCAGGAGACGCCGATCAAGGCCAACGTTGGCGGCACGTCGAACGGCTTCGTCAGCAAGGAAGTTTTTTACGCCGGCAAGGCGGCCCACGCCGGCGGTTCGCCCCACAACGGCGTCAACGCGCTCAACGCGGCCAAGATCGGTCTCGTCGCCATCGACGCGCAGCGCGAAACGTTCCGCGACGAGGACCATATCCGCGTCCATCCCATCGTCACCAAGGGCGGCGATACCGTCAACGTCGTGCCGGCGGACGTGCGCATCGAAACGTATGTGCGCGGCGCCTCCGTCGAGGCGATCCTGGACGCCTCGCGGAAGGTCAACCGCGCGCTGAAAGCCGGCGGTTACGCCGTGGGGGCGGAAACGGTCATCGACGAAGTGCCCGGCTATCTGCCGATGAAGCCGTGCGGCGCGCTTCAGGATCTGATGTACGCCAATCTTGTTCAGCTTTTGGGAGAAAATGCCGTCGGACATTCTGCGCCTCACAGCGGCGGCAGCACGGACGCGGCCGACGTGGCGGCGCTGATGCCCGTGGTCCACGCCTACATCGGCGGCGCGGCCGGAGTGGCGCACAGCAAGGATTATCATATCGTGGACAAGGAACTGGCGTACATCGTCGCCGCCAAGGCGCTGACGATGACGGTGATCGACCTGCTGGCCGACGGCGCCGAGATCGGCCTGAAGATCAGGGCGGACTTCAAGCCCCAAATGACCAAGCAGGAATACATCGACACGTGGGTCAACATGAAATGA